The following are from one region of the Actinomyces sp. oral taxon 897 genome:
- a CDS encoding GNAT family N-acetyltransferase, translating into MSVELVTSSTPELVEAMERLIPQLSRTAPALTAQQCADLVAQPGVFLFVFRPDADAPTGAASQAGPSAQGAGTAAGAAAPILGMLTLATFTIPTGLRAWVEDVVVDGQARGRGAGQALVEAAVAHATSIGARTVDLTSRPSREAANRLYRRAGFELRETNVYRYKQS; encoded by the coding sequence ATGAGCGTTGAGCTGGTCACCTCCTCCACCCCCGAGCTCGTCGAGGCAATGGAGCGCCTCATCCCGCAGCTCTCCCGCACCGCCCCGGCCCTGACCGCGCAGCAGTGCGCGGACCTGGTGGCCCAGCCCGGCGTCTTCCTCTTCGTCTTCAGGCCCGACGCCGACGCACCGACAGGGGCCGCCAGCCAGGCCGGCCCGAGTGCCCAGGGGGCCGGGACTGCTGCCGGGGCCGCCGCGCCGATCCTGGGCATGCTCACCCTGGCGACCTTCACCATCCCCACGGGCCTGCGCGCCTGGGTCGAGGACGTGGTCGTGGACGGCCAGGCCCGCGGCCGGGGCGCCGGGCAGGCCCTGGTGGAGGCCGCCGTCGCCCACGCCACGAGTATTGGCGCCCGTACCGTGGACCTCACCAGCCGTCCCAGCCGTGAGGCCGCCAACCGTCTCTACCGCCGGGCGGGCTTCGAACTGCGCGAGACGAACGTCTACCGCTACAAGCAGTCCTAA
- a CDS encoding TetR/AcrR family transcriptional regulator, which translates to MASKRTRMSAGERREQLIAVARGLFAEKGFDATSIEEVASRAKVSKPVVYEHFGGKEGLYAVIVDRELTCIYAAITGALESDASPSVILEHAALALLTYIEDHTEGFRILSSENDRSSGTYSTLLADLAVQVSGILATHFKAHQLDPRTAPLYAQMLVGIVALPSQWWLENRRLSKEEVAAHMVNLAWNGLRGILPRPVLRTRGTDPGDQG; encoded by the coding sequence ATGGCGAGCAAGCGGACCAGGATGAGCGCGGGAGAGCGGCGCGAGCAGCTCATTGCCGTGGCACGGGGGCTCTTCGCGGAGAAGGGCTTTGACGCCACCAGCATCGAGGAGGTCGCCTCCCGGGCCAAGGTCTCCAAGCCGGTGGTCTACGAGCACTTCGGAGGCAAGGAAGGGCTCTACGCCGTCATTGTGGACCGTGAGCTGACCTGCATCTACGCCGCCATCACCGGCGCCCTGGAGTCCGACGCCTCCCCGTCGGTCATCCTGGAGCACGCCGCCCTGGCCCTGCTGACCTACATCGAGGACCACACCGAGGGCTTCCGCATCCTCTCCAGTGAGAACGACCGCTCCAGCGGCACCTACTCCACGCTGCTGGCGGACCTGGCGGTGCAGGTCTCGGGCATACTCGCCACCCACTTCAAGGCCCACCAGCTCGACCCCCGCACCGCGCCCCTGTACGCCCAGATGCTCGTGGGGATCGTGGCCCTGCCCTCCCAGTGGTGGCTGGAGAACCGCAGGCTGAGCAAGGAGGAGGTGGCCGCGCACATGGTGAACCTGGCCTGGAACGGCCTGCGCGGGATCCTGCCCAGACCGGTGCTGCGCACCCGCGGCACGGACCCGGGAGACCAGGGATGA
- a CDS encoding acyltransferase family protein yields MSQPRHAGPERVGGRVPWIDVARGAAMLMIVIGHAYLPWDGHPTAFTFIYAFHVPAFFLLSGLVHRTRGRSLTAWLRGRVRTILVPYLTWALVSVVLFDVVGGLAAQILHRRGPTSLSQDLWGIVWANPSEHLMDWNKPLWFLPAITVAYLLATGVERLGVELARVPLPVWILASVGLSWWTVARTTPALPWSLERVVVLMPFFLIGAWLRGPLLGAAAGRTGGSTRTREATRTRGSTRTGALAPTGEARVGDPAAEVLAPPALAGEVGERRAAPASRRAPGRGQASTSHRAPALPDVPRRRSHPSTPPWLEAAAGTACWAATALIAFSQSPVDYVTKAYGESYPLFLLGALTGSGGLVLLARSLPRPWGRWLERVGRDSLIILCLHKFVVIALQMVLGRVGAEAWPVPSSLWALGVALVTVGVCHAVAVPVRWLAPWSLGLRRPAGDAAR; encoded by the coding sequence ATGAGCCAGCCGCGGCACGCCGGCCCCGAGCGCGTCGGAGGACGGGTGCCGTGGATCGACGTCGCCCGGGGCGCCGCCATGCTCATGATCGTCATCGGCCACGCCTACCTGCCCTGGGACGGGCACCCCACGGCCTTCACCTTTATCTACGCCTTCCACGTCCCCGCCTTCTTCCTCCTGTCCGGGCTGGTCCACCGCACCCGAGGACGCTCCCTGACCGCGTGGCTGCGGGGCCGTGTACGCACCATCCTGGTGCCCTACCTCACCTGGGCGCTGGTGAGCGTGGTGCTGTTCGACGTCGTGGGGGGCCTGGCGGCCCAGATCCTGCACCGCCGGGGGCCGACCTCGCTGTCACAGGACCTGTGGGGGATCGTGTGGGCCAACCCCTCCGAGCACCTCATGGACTGGAACAAGCCCCTGTGGTTCCTCCCGGCCATTACGGTGGCCTACCTGCTGGCCACCGGGGTGGAGCGCCTGGGGGTGGAGCTGGCCCGGGTGCCCCTGCCGGTGTGGATCCTGGCCTCAGTGGGCCTGTCCTGGTGGACGGTCGCCCGCACCACCCCGGCCCTGCCCTGGTCGCTGGAACGGGTCGTGGTGCTCATGCCCTTCTTCCTTATCGGGGCGTGGTTGCGCGGGCCTCTGCTGGGTGCCGCGGCCGGGCGCACCGGGGGATCCACGCGCACCAGGGAAGCCACACGCACCAGGGGATCCACCCGCACGGGGGCGTTGGCCCCGACGGGGGAGGCGCGCGTCGGCGACCCGGCCGCGGAGGTCCTGGCCCCACCCGCTCTGGCGGGGGAGGTAGGCGAGCGCCGCGCCGCACCGGCGTCCAGGCGTGCCCCGGGCCGCGGCCAGGCCTCCACCAGCCACAGGGCACCTGCCCTACCCGACGTCCCCAGGCGCCGGTCCCACCCGTCCACGCCCCCCTGGCTGGAGGCCGCCGCCGGGACCGCCTGCTGGGCGGCCACGGCCCTCATCGCCTTCAGCCAGTCCCCCGTTGACTACGTCACCAAGGCCTACGGGGAGAGCTACCCCCTCTTCCTCCTGGGCGCGCTCACGGGCAGCGGGGGCCTGGTGCTCCTGGCCCGGTCCCTGCCACGTCCCTGGGGGCGGTGGCTGGAGCGTGTGGGCCGCGACAGCCTCATTATCCTGTGCCTGCACAAGTTCGTGGTCATCGCCCTCCAGATGGTCCTGGGGCGCGTCGGCGCAGAGGCCTGGCCGGTCCCCTCCAGCCTGTGGGCGCTCGGCGTCGCCCTGGTGACGGTCGGGGTGTGCCACGCGGTGGCGGTCCCGGTGAGGTGGCTCGCCCCCTGGTCACTGGGGCTCCGCCGCCCAGCGGGGGACGCGGCCCGCTGA
- a CDS encoding glycosyltransferase has protein sequence MAAPKPPSQDDGGGTSLRAVAQQLKHRLHTARVRLAARRLASAHDRVARRAQAVPYVWDRDRYDAGIGHAADSNSSTFVVNHLFWSLPQARDAVPALQAPKVLWALWTGDNPVTPRRRKSLDALAADNPDLEIRVVTPANIQEHVVADHPLHPAYERLSYMHRSDYLRAYLMLHHGGVYCDIKQYTRPLSVLVDQLNADPDLWACGAAERAPEHTGPAFGPLGQDQRRYFRQELSQFCFAFKARTPLAVEWVAEVERRLSYFQDLLELQETSQPYGTNPDYPVPWSALMAFVSTPLSLKYHDHVRADPTVQIDWQPGGYR, from the coding sequence GTGGCAGCCCCGAAGCCCCCCTCACAGGACGACGGCGGGGGCACGAGCCTGCGCGCCGTCGCCCAGCAGCTCAAGCACCGCCTCCACACGGCTCGGGTGCGCCTGGCCGCCCGGCGCCTGGCCAGCGCCCACGACCGCGTCGCCCGTAGGGCCCAGGCGGTCCCCTACGTGTGGGACCGGGACCGCTACGACGCCGGGATCGGCCACGCCGCCGACTCCAACTCCTCGACCTTCGTGGTCAACCACCTCTTCTGGTCCCTGCCCCAGGCGCGCGACGCCGTGCCCGCGCTTCAGGCCCCCAAGGTGCTCTGGGCCCTGTGGACCGGGGACAACCCCGTCACCCCCAGGCGCCGGAAGAGCCTGGACGCCCTGGCCGCGGACAACCCCGACCTGGAGATCAGGGTGGTCACCCCCGCCAATATCCAGGAGCACGTCGTCGCCGACCACCCGCTCCACCCGGCCTACGAGCGGCTGTCGTACATGCACCGCTCGGACTACCTGCGCGCCTACCTCATGCTGCACCACGGAGGGGTCTACTGCGATATCAAGCAGTACACGCGGCCCCTGTCGGTCCTGGTCGACCAGCTCAACGCCGACCCGGACCTGTGGGCCTGCGGGGCGGCGGAGAGGGCCCCCGAGCACACCGGGCCCGCCTTCGGGCCGCTCGGGCAGGACCAGCGGCGCTACTTCCGCCAGGAGCTCTCCCAGTTCTGCTTCGCCTTCAAGGCCCGCACCCCCCTGGCCGTGGAGTGGGTCGCCGAGGTCGAACGGCGCCTGTCCTACTTCCAGGACCTGCTGGAGCTGCAGGAGACCAGCCAGCCCTACGGCACGAACCCCGACTACCCCGTGCCCTGGAGCGCCCTCATGGCCTTTGTCTCCACCCCCCTGAGCCTGAAGTACCACGACCACGTCCGCGCCGACCCCACCGTCCAGATCGACTGGCAGCCAGGAGGGTACCGGTGA
- a CDS encoding polyprenol monophosphomannose synthase, which translates to MKTLVVIPTYNEVESLPGALDRVRQHAPAAHVLVVDDSSPDGTGALADERASRDDHVHVLHRRQKNGLGPAYLAGFDWGLRAGYELLVEMDADGSHRAEDLVLLIQRAEMADAPDLVIGSRWVAGGATQGWSARRVALSRAGNLYVNVVLGTRVRDATAGFRVYRADLLRRLDRSQVRALGYGFQVNMTKVVEDMGGRIVEMPITFVERQAGQSKLSGGIFTEELALVTRWGLARRAHQVAAAARRASSRLRRGRG; encoded by the coding sequence GTGAAGACCCTTGTCGTTATCCCGACCTACAACGAGGTCGAGTCCCTGCCGGGCGCCCTGGACCGGGTGCGCCAGCACGCGCCCGCCGCACACGTCCTGGTCGTGGACGACTCCTCCCCGGACGGAACCGGTGCCCTGGCTGACGAGCGCGCCTCGCGCGACGACCACGTCCACGTCCTGCACCGCAGGCAGAAGAACGGCCTGGGACCGGCCTACCTGGCGGGCTTCGACTGGGGCCTGAGGGCCGGCTACGAGCTCCTGGTGGAGATGGACGCCGACGGCTCCCACCGCGCCGAGGACCTGGTCCTGCTCATCCAGCGCGCCGAGATGGCCGACGCCCCGGACCTGGTCATCGGCTCACGCTGGGTGGCCGGCGGGGCTACCCAGGGCTGGAGTGCCCGGCGTGTGGCCCTGTCCCGCGCCGGGAACCTCTACGTCAACGTGGTACTGGGCACACGTGTCAGGGACGCCACCGCGGGCTTCCGGGTCTACCGCGCCGACCTCCTGCGACGCCTGGACCGGAGCCAGGTACGGGCCCTGGGATACGGCTTCCAGGTCAATATGACCAAGGTCGTGGAGGACATGGGAGGCCGGATCGTCGAGATGCCCATCACCTTCGTGGAGCGCCAGGCCGGTCAGTCCAAGCTGAGCGGGGGCATCTTCACCGAGGAGCTGGCCCTGGTCACGCGGTGGGGGCTGGCCCGGCGCGCCCACCAGGTCGCCGCCGCGGCCCGGCGCGCGTCCTCCCGCCTGCGTCGTGGCCGGGGGTGA
- a CDS encoding ABC-F family ATP-binding cassette domain-containing protein, with translation MAYLLGVEGLRVVVGSRILLNGVTLGIEDGTRVGVLGPNGAGKSTLLRVLAGARHPDGGRVTRTGGVRLAMLSQADDLDAEATVVQAVHGDVPEHTWASDPAVRDVHAGLLADLDLGARAATLSGGQRRRVALAAVLTAPADVVVLDEPTNHLDVEGVAWLARYVGARFASRRARGALVVVTHDRWFLDAVCTNVWEVVPGVDPGGDRPQVAGRVETYDGGYAAYVLARAERSRQAALAAGKRANLLRKELAWLRRGAPARTSKPRFRTEAAEALIADVPPPRDTVQLTAMATARLGKKVIDLEDVSVRYLAGDGSALTRDGSALTRDGSALTRDGSVLARDGSAPGGAGVPGTGAGSRAGDGGTGGAGPGTEVLRHVTWRLAPGERVGVVGVNGAGKTTLLRLLEGVQQPTEGRVVRGRTVKVAALSQSTHELDALADKRVVEAVAMVGERVVVDGKELTAAQLVERLGFTRQRAWTRVGEVSGGERRRLQLLRLLMTEPNVLLLDEPTNDLDTDTLAAVEDVLDSFPGTLVVVSHDRYLLERVTDHQVALLGDGGLRDLPGGVEQYLALRRQESGGVARGGGGAPGPGPGRSRRGGGRDGAGRSGRDGAGRASGGAGALGGAGAGGLTGAQHREATKALARLERRVGKAGDAVGRLQARLEEAAADPARVGELARLGRDLSAAQAEQAALEEQWLQAAQALED, from the coding sequence ATGGCGTACCTGCTGGGTGTGGAGGGCCTGCGCGTGGTCGTCGGCTCGCGCATCCTGCTTAACGGCGTCACCCTCGGCATCGAGGACGGCACCCGGGTCGGGGTCCTGGGGCCCAACGGCGCCGGGAAGTCCACCCTCCTGCGGGTCCTGGCCGGGGCCCGCCACCCCGACGGCGGGCGTGTCACCCGCACCGGGGGCGTGCGCCTGGCCATGCTCAGCCAGGCCGACGACCTGGACGCGGAGGCCACCGTGGTCCAGGCGGTCCACGGGGACGTCCCCGAGCACACCTGGGCCTCCGACCCGGCGGTCCGCGACGTCCACGCCGGGCTGCTGGCGGACCTGGACCTGGGCGCACGGGCCGCCACCCTCTCCGGGGGCCAGAGGCGCCGCGTGGCCCTGGCTGCGGTCCTGACCGCCCCGGCCGACGTGGTGGTGCTCGACGAGCCCACCAACCACCTGGACGTCGAGGGCGTGGCCTGGCTGGCCCGCTACGTCGGCGCCCGGTTCGCGTCCCGGCGTGCCCGTGGCGCCCTGGTCGTGGTCACCCACGACCGCTGGTTCCTGGACGCGGTGTGCACCAACGTCTGGGAGGTCGTCCCCGGCGTGGACCCCGGGGGCGACCGCCCCCAGGTGGCCGGGAGGGTCGAGACCTACGACGGCGGTTACGCCGCCTACGTCCTGGCCCGGGCCGAGCGCTCCCGGCAGGCCGCCCTGGCCGCCGGGAAACGGGCGAACCTGCTGCGCAAGGAGCTGGCCTGGCTGCGCCGGGGCGCCCCGGCACGCACCTCCAAGCCCCGCTTCCGCACCGAGGCCGCCGAGGCCCTCATTGCCGATGTGCCCCCGCCCCGGGACACGGTCCAGCTCACGGCCATGGCCACCGCCCGCCTGGGTAAGAAGGTCATTGACCTGGAGGACGTGTCCGTGCGCTACCTGGCCGGTGACGGCTCCGCACTGACCCGTGACGGCTCCGCACTGACCCGTGACGGCTCCGCACTGACCCGTGACGGCTCCGTGCTGGCTCGTGACGGCTCCGCCCCGGGTGGCGCAGGGGTACCGGGCACCGGGGCCGGGAGCCGGGCCGGTGACGGCGGGACCGGCGGGGCCGGGCCGGGTACCGAGGTCCTGCGCCACGTCACCTGGCGCCTGGCACCGGGGGAGAGGGTCGGCGTCGTCGGGGTCAACGGGGCGGGCAAGACCACCCTGCTGCGCCTGCTGGAGGGCGTCCAGCAGCCCACGGAGGGGCGCGTGGTGCGCGGCAGGACCGTCAAGGTGGCCGCCCTGTCCCAGTCCACCCACGAGCTCGACGCGCTGGCGGACAAGCGTGTGGTCGAGGCCGTGGCCATGGTCGGTGAACGGGTGGTCGTGGACGGCAAGGAGCTGACCGCCGCCCAGCTCGTCGAGCGCCTGGGCTTCACCCGCCAGCGGGCCTGGACCCGCGTGGGGGAGGTCAGCGGCGGTGAGCGGCGCCGCCTCCAGCTGCTGCGACTGCTCATGACCGAGCCCAACGTGCTCCTGCTGGACGAGCCCACCAACGACCTGGACACCGACACCCTGGCCGCCGTGGAGGACGTCCTGGACTCCTTCCCCGGCACCCTCGTGGTGGTCTCCCACGACCGCTACCTGCTGGAGCGGGTCACCGACCACCAGGTGGCCCTCCTGGGCGACGGGGGCCTGCGCGACCTTCCCGGCGGCGTCGAGCAGTACCTGGCGCTGCGGCGCCAGGAGTCCGGTGGCGTGGCCCGCGGTGGGGGCGGGGCGCCGGGACCTGGACCGGGCAGGTCCCGCAGGGGCGGCGGGCGCGACGGTGCGGGCCGCAGCGGGCGCGACGGTGCGGGTAGGGCCAGCGGGGGCGCCGGGGCCCTGGGCGGGGCCGGTGCAGGCGGGCTCACGGGAGCCCAGCACCGGGAGGCCACCAAGGCCCTGGCCCGCCTGGAGCGTCGGGTGGGGAAGGCCGGGGACGCCGTCGGACGCCTTCAGGCCCGCCTGGAGGAGGCTGCCGCCGACCCCGCGCGCGTGGGCGAGCTGGCCCGTCTGGGGCGTGACCTGAGCGCCGCCCAGGCCGAGCAGGCCGCCCTGGAGGAGCAGTGGCTCCAGGCCGCCCAGGCCCTGGAGGACTAG
- a CDS encoding GHMP family kinase ATP-binding protein has protein sequence MSYLRAVPSDSDLPSRSGSAASVRVEAPGKVNLFLSAGAPGADGYHPLTTVFQAVRLIETVTARRQAADAIGAITLTLEEPDPAVPTGEDNLAVAAARLLAAATGVTEGVDLLVRKRVPVAGGMAGGSADAAGTLLACNQLWGTGLALDHLMSLARHLGADVPFPLLGGSALGTDRGDELSPLMTRGTYHWVLALQDRGLPTPSVFRRLDELRGPGAALASLEAPAAPADLEAPAGPEAPALPAASTRDVPPASGLTPQPDARTRASAPDPVPPALTAALRAGDAHALAQVMRNDLEAAALDLRPELADVIDVAQASGALRAMVSGSGPTVAALVTDMATAQRVSRALTASGVCSGVLRVDAPVAGARVVG, from the coding sequence ATGAGCTACCTGCGTGCCGTCCCCAGCGACTCCGACCTGCCCAGCCGCTCGGGCAGCGCCGCCTCCGTGCGTGTCGAGGCCCCCGGAAAGGTCAACCTCTTCCTGTCCGCGGGCGCCCCCGGCGCCGACGGCTACCACCCGCTGACCACCGTCTTCCAGGCGGTGCGCCTCATTGAGACCGTCACCGCGCGCCGGCAGGCGGCGGACGCCATCGGCGCCATCACCCTGACCCTGGAGGAGCCCGACCCCGCCGTGCCCACCGGTGAGGACAACCTCGCCGTGGCCGCCGCCCGCCTCCTGGCCGCCGCCACCGGGGTCACCGAGGGCGTGGACCTGCTGGTACGCAAGCGGGTACCGGTCGCCGGCGGGATGGCGGGGGGCAGCGCCGACGCCGCGGGCACCCTCCTGGCCTGCAACCAGCTGTGGGGCACCGGCCTGGCCCTGGACCACCTCATGAGCCTGGCCCGCCACCTGGGCGCCGACGTCCCCTTCCCGCTGCTGGGCGGCAGCGCCCTGGGCACTGACCGGGGCGACGAGCTCAGCCCCCTCATGACACGCGGCACCTACCACTGGGTCCTGGCCCTCCAGGACCGGGGCCTGCCCACGCCCTCGGTCTTCCGCCGCCTGGATGAGCTGCGCGGCCCCGGCGCGGCCCTGGCGAGCCTGGAGGCCCCTGCGGCCCCAGCGGACCTGGAGGCACCTGCGGGCCCGGAGGCTCCGGCGCTCCCGGCGGCGTCCACGCGGGACGTGCCCCCGGCGTCGGGCCTGACGCCGCAGCCCGATGCCAGGACCAGGGCGTCGGCCCCCGACCCGGTGCCCCCCGCCCTGACCGCCGCCCTGCGGGCCGGGGACGCCCACGCCCTGGCCCAGGTCATGCGCAACGACCTGGAGGCTGCCGCCCTGGACCTGCGCCCCGAGCTCGCCGACGTCATTGACGTGGCCCAGGCCTCCGGTGCCCTGAGGGCCATGGTCTCCGGCTCCGGGCCCACCGTGGCGGCGCTGGTGACCGACATGGCGACCGCCCAGAGGGTGTCACGGGCCCTGACCGCCTCCGGGGTCTGCTCCGGCGTGCTGCGCGTGGACGCCCCCGTGGCTGGGGCCAGGGTGGTGGGCTGA
- the rsmA gene encoding 16S rRNA (adenine(1518)-N(6)/adenine(1519)-N(6))-dimethyltransferase RsmA: MPDPSDGAARRRHPTSACPHRETAEAGRLPPVSPTWLRGLAAALGLRPTKALGQNFVHDAEVLRGIVRHAGVRPGNTVLEVGPGLGSLTLALLAAGARVVAVEIDPVLARALPATVADRMPEAAGSLSVVHADALGVTGPKSLGLPQGADLPTLLVANLPYNVAVPVLLTLLEALPCLESATVMVQAEVADRLAAAPGSRTYGIPSAKVAWYASARRTLTIDRTVFWPVPHVDSALVELTRHAPPATRAPREAVFAVIDAAFSQRRKTLRQALAALAGSPQQAEQAARQAGVNPRARGETLDVAAFAALAEALGTRARHSGGRAGSPTTEAACAPGSGTRPAPAASPRAPKERP; the protein is encoded by the coding sequence ATGCCCGACCCCTCCGACGGCGCCGCCCGGCGTCGCCACCCCACCTCCGCCTGCCCCCACCGGGAGACGGCGGAGGCAGGCCGCCTGCCCCCGGTCAGCCCTACCTGGCTGCGTGGCCTGGCCGCCGCCCTGGGCTTACGGCCCACCAAGGCCCTGGGGCAGAACTTCGTGCACGACGCCGAGGTCCTGCGCGGCATCGTCCGGCACGCGGGCGTCCGGCCAGGGAACACCGTCCTGGAGGTGGGCCCCGGCCTGGGCTCCCTGACACTGGCCCTCCTGGCTGCCGGGGCGCGTGTGGTGGCCGTGGAGATCGACCCCGTCCTGGCCCGCGCCCTGCCCGCCACCGTCGCCGACCGTATGCCGGAGGCCGCGGGCAGCCTGAGCGTCGTGCACGCCGACGCGCTGGGCGTGACCGGCCCGAAGTCGCTGGGCCTGCCGCAGGGGGCGGACCTGCCCACCCTCCTGGTGGCGAACCTGCCCTACAACGTGGCCGTCCCCGTCCTCCTGACGCTCCTCGAGGCCCTGCCCTGCCTGGAGTCGGCCACCGTCATGGTCCAGGCGGAGGTCGCCGACCGCCTGGCCGCCGCCCCGGGGTCACGCACCTACGGGATCCCCAGCGCCAAGGTCGCCTGGTACGCCTCGGCCCGCCGCACCCTGACCATTGACCGCACGGTGTTCTGGCCGGTCCCCCACGTGGACTCCGCCCTGGTCGAGCTCACCCGCCACGCCCCCCCGGCCACCCGCGCCCCCAGGGAGGCGGTCTTCGCCGTCATCGACGCCGCCTTCTCCCAGCGCCGCAAGACCCTGCGCCAGGCCCTCGCCGCCCTGGCGGGCTCCCCGCAGCAGGCCGAGCAGGCCGCCCGGCAGGCAGGCGTCAACCCGCGCGCGCGCGGCGAGACCCTCGACGTCGCCGCCTTCGCCGCCCTAGCCGAGGCCCTGGGGACCCGGGCCCGGCACTCCGGCGGGCGGGCGGGCAGCCCGACGACGGAGGCCGCCTGCGCCCCCGGGTCCGGGACCCGGCCCGCCCCCGCCGCCTCGCCCCGCGCCCCCAAGGAGAGACCATGA
- a CDS encoding G5 domain-containing protein yields the protein MDHHQHGTATQPTATEEGLEPGARERHAHLAPSGLLATLTPSTLLRAGAVAAVLSIGVSGGAYAAIQQNGPGEGANGAAPLPVGASLPPVGATGTPSPAADSDDTATPSAAPTEDTGLTVDGQATTVTTQTLDETQAHSRVEKETDTLPKGETKVETQGVDGVTRTTYRVTWADNTEISREAVSTVVVTKPVDEVVLVGTADPAPAPAAAPSSSSSSSSDSSGTAAPTPQYASGGTTAGDAQAVARSMMGSYGWGEGEFSCLVSLWNRESGWNYQAENPSSGAYGIPQALPGSKMVSAGSDWATNPVTQITWGLGYIAGRYGSPCGAWAHSEATGWY from the coding sequence GTGGACCACCACCAGCACGGAACAGCCACCCAACCGACCGCTACCGAGGAGGGTCTTGAGCCCGGTGCGCGTGAGCGCCACGCACACCTCGCCCCCTCCGGGCTCCTGGCCACCCTGACCCCCTCCACGCTCCTGCGTGCCGGTGCGGTCGCCGCGGTCCTGTCCATTGGCGTCAGTGGCGGGGCCTACGCGGCCATCCAGCAGAACGGCCCGGGCGAGGGCGCCAACGGCGCCGCACCGCTGCCCGTAGGCGCCTCCCTGCCTCCGGTGGGCGCCACCGGCACCCCCAGCCCCGCTGCTGACAGCGACGACACGGCCACCCCCTCCGCCGCCCCCACCGAGGACACGGGCCTCACCGTGGACGGCCAGGCCACGACCGTGACCACCCAGACCCTGGACGAGACCCAGGCCCACAGCCGGGTGGAGAAGGAGACCGACACCCTCCCCAAGGGGGAGACCAAGGTCGAGACCCAGGGCGTTGACGGGGTCACCCGCACCACCTACCGGGTCACCTGGGCGGACAACACCGAGATCTCCCGTGAGGCCGTCTCCACCGTCGTCGTCACCAAGCCCGTGGACGAGGTCGTCCTGGTGGGCACGGCCGACCCCGCCCCGGCGCCCGCCGCGGCACCCTCCTCCTCGTCGAGCTCCTCCTCGGACTCCTCGGGCACCGCCGCCCCGACCCCCCAGTACGCCTCCGGCGGCACCACCGCCGGGGACGCCCAGGCGGTCGCCCGGTCCATGATGGGCTCCTACGGCTGGGGCGAGGGGGAGTTCTCCTGCCTGGTCAGCCTGTGGAACCGCGAGTCGGGCTGGAACTACCAGGCCGAGAACCCCTCCTCGGGCGCCTACGGCATCCCCCAGGCCCTGCCGGGAAGCAAGATGGTCTCGGCGGGCTCCGACTGGGCCACCAACCCTGTTACCCAGATCACCTGGGGGCTGGGCTACATTGCGGGCCGCTACGGCAGTCCCTGCGGCGCCTGGGCCCACTCGGAGGCCACCGGCTGGTACTGA
- a CDS encoding G5 domain-containing protein, protein MIYRAGGTAAVLSLAVSGAAYAAVQAGSDVIQPLGANRAALAAIGTSGTDSDSGSSAKATQDPMTVSGQSTSVTTLTQDEVQPHQVVTRETKELPAGETKVQTAGVDGVARVTYQVTWADDTEISREAVSRVVLTPAVDQVVLVGTGTATEVALAQAGDGKTPESAQAVAKVLMGSYGWGEAEYSCLHSLWTRESSWNYQAKNPSSDAYGIPQSLPGDKMASVSSDWATNPVTQITWGLGYIAGRYGSPCGAWAHSEATGWY, encoded by the coding sequence ATGATCTACCGCGCCGGTGGGACCGCCGCGGTCCTCTCCCTGGCCGTGTCCGGCGCCGCCTACGCCGCCGTGCAGGCCGGGAGCGACGTGATCCAGCCCCTGGGGGCCAACCGCGCCGCGCTCGCGGCCATCGGCACCAGCGGCACCGACTCCGACTCCGGCTCCTCGGCCAAGGCGACCCAGGACCCCATGACCGTCAGCGGCCAGTCCACCTCGGTGACGACCCTGACCCAGGACGAGGTCCAGCCCCACCAGGTCGTCACCCGGGAGACCAAGGAGCTCCCGGCCGGGGAGACCAAGGTCCAGACCGCCGGGGTCGACGGGGTCGCCCGGGTGACCTACCAGGTCACCTGGGCCGACGACACCGAGATCTCCCGCGAGGCGGTCTCCCGGGTCGTCCTCACCCCGGCCGTGGACCAGGTGGTCCTGGTGGGCACCGGCACCGCCACCGAGGTGGCCCTGGCCCAGGCCGGTGACGGCAAGACCCCGGAGTCCGCCCAGGCCGTGGCCAAGGTCCTCATGGGCTCCTACGGCTGGGGCGAGGCGGAGTACTCCTGCCTGCACAGCCTGTGGACCCGGGAGTCGAGCTGGAACTACCAGGCCAAGAACCCCTCCTCGGACGCCTACGGCATCCCCCAGTCCCTGCCCGGGGACAAGATGGCGTCGGTGTCCTCCGACTGGGCCACCAACCCCGTTACCCAGATCACCTGGGGGCTGGGCTACATTGCGGGCCGCTACGGCAGCCCCTGCGGCGCCTGGGCCCACTCGGAGGCCACCGGCTGGTACTGA